One stretch of Salarias fasciatus chromosome 19, fSalaFa1.1, whole genome shotgun sequence DNA includes these proteins:
- the eml5 gene encoding echinoderm microtubule-associated protein-like 5 isoform X2 — protein sequence MADRTAPNCHLRLEWVYGYRGHQCRNNLYYTAAKEIVYFVAGVGVVYNTREHKQKFYLGHNDDIISLALHPERVLVATGQVGKEPYICVWDSYTVQTVSILKDIHTHGIACLAFDLEGQCLVSVGLDSKNTICVWDWRRGKVLAAAPGHTDRIFDISWDLYQPSKLVSCGVKHIKFWSLCGNALTPKRGVFGKTGDLQTILCLACAKDEVTYSGALNGDIYVWKGINLMRTVQGAHGSGIFSMNACEEGFATGGRDGCVRLWDLNFKPITVIDLRETDQGYKARGENSRGLSVRSVCWRGDHILVGTQDSEIFEVVVHDRNKPFLIMQGHCEGELWALAVHPTKPLAMTGSDDRSVRIWSLIDHALIARCNMEEPIRCAAVSTDGIHLALGMKDGSFTVLRVRDMTEVVHIKDRKEAIHELKYSPDGGHLAVGSNDNSVDVYGVVQRYKKVGECIGSNSFITHMDWSTDSKYLQTNDGSGRRLFYRMPSGKEVTNREELKLVQWASWTCVLGPEVNGIWPKYSDINDINSVDANFNNQVLVTADDYGLVKLLRYPCVKKGAKFKKYLGHSAHITNARWSHDYQWVITIGGADHSVFQWKFVPERKSKEALHIAPQETLADSNSEESDSDQSDVPEMDSEIEQETQLTYRRQVYKEDLPQLKEQCKEKHRAAAMKKRERAPGSGVKLHFIHGYRGYDCRSNLFYTQTGEIVYHVAAVGIVYNRQQNTQRFYMGHDDDILCLAIHPLKDFVATGQVGRESSIHIWDTETLKPMSVLKGFHQLGVCALDFSADGKRLASVGLDDNHTIVLWDWRKGEKLSAMRGSKDKIFVVKINPYLPDKLITAGVKHMKFWHKAGGGLIGRKGNMGKTETMMCAVYGWSEEMVFSGTCTGDICIWRDMFLMKTVKAHDGPVFSMHALEKGFVTGGKDGIVALWDDTFERCLKTYAIKRAVLAPGSKGLLLEDNPSIRAISLGHGHILVGTKNGEILEVDKSGPITLLVQGHMEGEVWGLATHPHLPLCATVSDDKTLRIWDLSPSHCMLAVRKLRKGGRCCCFSPDGKALAVGLNDGSFLIVNADTLEDLVSFHHRKDIISDIRFSPGVGKYLAVASGDSFVDIYNVMSSKRVGVCKGCLNYITHLDWDKRGKLLQVNTGAKEQYFFEAPRGKRQTIPASEVEKIDWSTWTCVLGPSVEGTWPVISEVTEVTAACLSNDRKVLATGDDLGYVKLFRYPVKGKYAKFKRYVAHSTHVTNVRWTHDDGLLVTVGGGDTCLMIWAHEPEGHREFKQCDSEESDIESEDDGGYDSDVTRENEINYTIKALSTNMRPMTGVKPHLQLKEPSVDERQGVVRGSRPPVSRALPQPEKLQTNNVGKKKRPIEDLVLDLVFGYRGNDCRNNVHYLNEGADIIYHTASVGIVLNLTTSCQSFYVEHSDDILCLTINQHPKFPNVVATGQVGDTGDMSATSPSIHVWDAMTKQTLSVLRCFHSGGVCSVSFSATGKLLLSVGLDPEHTVTIWKWQEGAKVASRVGHTQRIFVAEFRPDSDTHFVSVGIKHVRFWTLAGRALLSKKGVLSTIEDARMQTMLSVAFGANNLTFTGTISGDVCVWKEHILVRIVAKAHTGPVFTMYTTLRDGLIVTGGKERPSKEGGALKLWDQELKRCRAFRLETGQIIDCVRSVCRGKGKILVGTRNAEIIEVGEKNAACNILVNGHMDGPIWGLGAHPSRDVFLSAAEDGTVRLWDIPEKKMLNKVNLGHPARTISYSPEGDMVAIGMKNGEFIILLVASLKIWGKKRDRRSPIQDIRFSPNSRYLAVGSTECAVDFYDLTLGPQLNRINCCRDIPSFVMQMDFSADSNYVQISTGAYKRLVYEVPSGKQVTEQTQIDRITWATWTSVLGDEVVGIWSRNTDKADVTCACVSHSGLNIVTGDDFGMVKLFDFPCPEKFAKHKRFLGHSAHLTNVRFTNGDRFVVSAGGDDRSVFVWRCVHAPH from the exons ttctGGAGCTTATGCGGTAATGCCCTCACACCCAAACGTGGCGTTTTTGGCAAAACTGGGGATCTCCAGACCATCCTCTGCCTCGCCTGCGCCAAGGACGAGGTCACGTATTCAGGTGCCTTGAATGGCGACATCTACGTGTGGAAGGGGATCAACCTGATGAGGACGGTGCAAGGAGCTCATGGG TCAGGGATTTTCAGCATGAATGCCTGTGAAGAGGGCTTCGCTACCGGGGGCCGGGACGGCTGCGTCCGGCTGTGGGATCTCAACTTCAAACCAATTACTGTCATTGATCTCAGGGAAACAGACCAAGGATATAAAG CTAGAGGTGAAAATAGCCGAG GGTTGTCTGTGCGCAGCGTGTGCTGGAGAGGAGATCACATCTTAGTGGGAACGCAGGACAGCGAGATCTTCGAGGTGGTGGTCCACGACCGCAACAAGCCTTTCCTCATCATGCAGGGCCACTGCGAGGGCGAGCTCTGGGCGCTGGCCGTTCACCCCACCAAGCCGCTCGCCATGACAGGAAGTGACGATCGCTCAGTGAG GATATGGAGCCTTATCGATCACGCCCTGATAGCTCGCTGCAACATGGAGGAGCCTATTCGCTGTGCGGCTGTGAGCACTGATGGTATTCACCTGGCACTGGGCATGAAGGATGGCTCGTTCACCGTCCTGAGAGTCAG AGACATGACCGAGGTGGTCCACATCAAGGACAGGAAAGAGGCCATCCACGAGCTGAAGTACTCCCCCGACGGGGGCCACTTAGCCGTCGGCTCTAACGACAACTCCGTGGACGTCTACGGCGTCGTGCAAAGGTACAAGAAAGTCGGCGAGTGCATCGGCTCCAACAGCTTCATCACGCACATGGACTGGTCCACCGACAGCAAATACCTGCAGACCAACGACGGCAGCGGCAGGAGGCTCTTCTACCGGATGCCAA GTGGGAAGGAGGTGACCAACAGGGAGGAGCTGAAGCTGGTACAGTGGGCGTCGTGGACGTGTGTCTTGGGCCCCGAAGTCAACGGAATATGGCCCAAATACTCAGATATCAACGACATCAACTCCGTGGATGCCAATTTCAACAATCAAGTCTTAGTAACAGCAGATGACTACGGATTAGTCAAACTTTTACGATATCCTTGTGTAAAAAAAG GTGCaaaatttaaaaagtatttaGGCCACTCAGCACACATAACCAACGCCAGATGGTCACATGACTACCAGTGGGTCATAACCATCGGTGGTGCAGATCACTCAGTGTTCCAGTGGAAGTTTGTCCCGGAAAGAAAGTCCAAAGAAGCTCTGCACATAGCACCGCAAG AGACCTTGGCAGACTCCAACAGCGAGGAGTCGGACTCTGATCAGTCGGACGTGCCGGAGATGGACTCAGAAATCGAGCAGGAGACGCAGCTCACGTACCGACGACAG gtTTATAAAGAAGATCTACCTCAGCTCAAAGAGCAGTGCAAAGAGAAACACCGAGCGGCGGCCATGAAGAAGAGGGAGCGAGCGCCAGGAAGCGGCGTGAAGCTGCATTTTATTCATGG CTACCGAGGCTACGACTGCAGGAGCAACCTGTTCTACACCCAGACCGGAGAGATCGTCTACCACGTCGCCGCCGTAGGGATTGTTTACAATAGACAACAAAATACCCAGCGTTTCTACATGGGCCATGACGACGACATCCTCTGCCTCGCCATCCACCCCCTCAAGGACTTTGTGGCAACCGGCCAG gTTGGCAGAGAGTCCTCAATCCACATATGGGACACAGAAACATTAAAGCCCATGTCTGTGTTGAAGGGTTTTCACCAGCTCGGTGTGTGCGCTCTGGACTTTTCAG CGGACGGCAAGCGGCTGGCCTCGGTGGGTCTGGACGACAACCACACCATCGTGCTGTGGGACTGGAGGAAGGGGGAGAAGCTCTCTGCCATGCG tggaAGCAAGGACAAGATATTTGTCGTCAAGATAAATCCCTACCTGCCTGACAAGCTCATCACAGCTGGCGTGAAACACATGAAGTTTTGGCACAAAGCCG GCGGTGGCTTAATTGGGCGCAAGGGGAACATGGGGAAGACGGAGACGATGATGTGCGCCGTGTACGGCTGGTCGGAGGAGATGGTGTTCTCCGGCACGTGCACGGGGGACATCTGCATCTGGAGGGACATGTTCCTCATGAAGACCGTCAAGGCTCACGACGGCCCTGTTTTCAGCATGCACGCCTTAGAAAAG ggaTTCGTGACAGGAGGAAAGGATGGCATAGTCGCTCTGTGGGATGATACCTTTGAGAGATGCCTCAAGACTTACGCCATCAAGAGAGCAGTGTTAGCTCCAGGATCCAAAG GTTTGCTCCTGGAGGATAATCCCTCCATACGTGCCATATCTCTGGGCCACGGCCACATCCTGGTGGGGACCAAGAACGGCGAGATCCTGGAGGTGGATAAGAGCGGCCCCATCACTCTGCTGGTTCAG ggtcaCATGGAGGGTGAAGTGTGGGGCCTGGCCACTCACCCCCATCTCCCCCTCTGTGCCACGGTCAGCGATGACAAAACCCTGCGCATATGGGACCTCTCACCCAGCCACTGCATGCTGGCTGTGCGCAAACTCAGGAAAG gcggccgctgctgctgcttctcccccGACGGCAAAGCCTTAGCGGTGGGCCTGAACGACGGCAGCTTCCTCATCGTGAACGCGGACACCCTGGAGGACCTGGTGTCCTTCCACCACCGCAAAGACATCATCTCCGACATCAGATTCTCTCCAG GAGTTGGGAAGTACCTTGCAGTCGCATCGGGAGACAGCTTCGTGGATATTTACAATGTGATGAGCAGCAAGCGAGTGGGAGTGTGCAAAGGATGCCTCAACTACATCACCCACCTGGACTGGGACAAGAGAG GGAAGCTGCTTCAAGTCAACACCGGTGCTAAAGAGCAGTATTTCTTCGAAGCTCCTCGTGGCAAGAGGCAGACCATCCCGGCCTCGGAG gtggagaagaTCGACTGGAGCACGTGGACGTGCGTCCTCGGCCCGTCCGTCGAGGGCACCTGGCCTGTGATCAGTGAGGTCACCGAGGTGACCGCCGCCTGCCTTAGCAACGACAGGAAGGTGCTCGCAACGGGAGACGACCTGGGATACGTCAAGCTCTTCAGATACCCCGTCAAG ggAAAGTATGCAAAGTTCAAGCGCTACGTGGCTCACAGCACACATGTTACCAATGTGCGGTGGACCCATGACGACGGCCTCTTAGTGACGGTCGGTGGCGGCGACACGTGCCTCATGATCTGGGCCCACGAGCCGGAGGGCCATCGGGAGTTCAAGCAGTGTGACAGCGAGGAGTCGGACATCGAGAGCGAGGACGACGGAG GCTACGACAGCGACGTGACGAGGGAGAACGAGATCAACTACACCATCAAGGCCTTATCCACCAACATGCGACCAATGACGGGGGTGAAACCCCACCTGCAGCTGAAGGAGCCCTCTGTGGACGAACG ACAAGGGGTGGTCAG AGGGTCAAG GCCTCCTGTCAGCAGAGCGCTGCCACAGCCAGAGAAGCTGCAGACCAACAACGTTGGCAAAAAGAAGCGTCCCATCGAG GACCTGGTGTTGGACCTTGTGTTTGGTTACCGCGGCAACGACTGCCGCAACAACGTGCACTACCTGAACGAGGGGGCGGACATCATCTACCACACGGCCTCGGTTGGCATCGTCCTCAACTTGACAACCT cCTGCCAAAGTTTCTATGTAGAACACAGTGACGACATTCTGTGCCTGACTATCAATCAACACCCCAAATTCCCCAACGTGGTGGCAACTGGCCAAGTAG GTGATACTGGAGACATGTCAG CCacgtctccatccatccatgtgtgGGACGCCATGACCAAGCAGACGCTGTCGGTGCTGCGCTGCTTCCACTCCGGCGGGGTTTGTTCTGTCAGCTTCAGCGCCACAGGAAAGCTCCTGCTGTCTGTGGGCCTGGACCCCGAACACACCGTCACCATCTGGAAATGGCAAGAAG GTGCCAAAGTGGCCAGCCGGGTCGGTCACACTCAGAGGATCTTCGTGGCCGAGTTCCGTCCCgactcagacacacactttgtgtCTGTGGGCATCAAGCACGTGCGCTTCTGGACGCTGGCCGGTCGAGCCCTGCTCAGCAAGAAGGGCGTGCTGAGCACCATCGAGGACGCCCGGATGCAGACCATGCTGTCGGTGGCGTTCGGAGCT aataaCTTGACATTTACAGGTACCATAAgtggggatgtgtgtgtgtggaaggaaCACATTCTAGTAAGAATAGTGGCCAAGGCTCACACGGGCCCCGTGTTCACTATGTACACCACACTGAGAGACGGCCTCATCGTCACGGGGGGCAAAGAACGACC ATCGAAGGAAGGCGGCGCTCTGAAGCTCTgggaccaggagctgaaacGCTGCCGAGCCTTCCGCCTGGAGACCGGTCAGATCATCGACTGCGTCCGCTCCGTGTGCAGAGGAAAG GGTAAAATCCTGGTGGGAACCAGGAACGCGGAGATCATCGAAGTGGGGGAGAAGAACGCGGCGTGCAACATCCTGGTGAACGGACACATGGACGGACCCATCTGGGGTCTGGGCGCTCACCCCTCCAGAGACGTCTTCCTGTCCGCGGCGGAGGACGGCACCGTTCGCCTGTGGGACATCCCGGAAAAG AAGATGCTGAATAAGGTGAACCTGGGCCACCCGGCGCGCACCATCAGCTACAGTCCCGAGGGAGACATGGTGGCCATCGGCATGAAGAACGGAGAGTTCATCATCCTGCTGGTGGCCTCTCTCAAAATCTGGGGCAAGAAACGGGACCGGCGCTCCCCGATTCAGGACATCAG GTTCAGTCCAAACTCTCGCTACCTGGCCGTGGGCTCCACCGAATGTGCCGTCGACTTCTACGACCTGACGCTGGGGCCGCAGCTCAATCGCATCAACTGCTGCCGGGACATCCCCAGCTTCGTCATGCAGATGGACTTCTCCGCCGACAGCAACTACGTCCAG ATTTCTACGGGTGCTTACAAGCGTCTGGTGTACGAGGTGCCGTCTGGGAAGCAGGTGACGGAGCAGACGCAGATCGACAGGATCACCTGGGCCACCTGGACGAG CGTCCTCGGGGACGAGGTGGTCGGGATCTGGTCCCGGAACACCGACAAGGCAGACGTGACCTGCGCCTGCGTTTCCCACTCGGGTCTCAACATCGTCACCGGAGACGATTTCGGAATGGTGAAGCTGTTTGACTTCCCCTGTCCAGAGAAGTTT GCTAAACACAAACGGTTTCTGGGCCACTCGGCTCACTTGACAAACGTCCGCTTCACAAACGGGGACCGCTTCGTCGTCAGCGCCGGCGGAGACGACAGAAG CGTGTTTGTGTGGAGGTGCGTCCATGCCCCGCACTGA
- the eml5 gene encoding echinoderm microtubule-associated protein-like 5 isoform X3, which yields MADRTAPNCHLRLEWVYGYRGHQCRNNLYYTAAKEIVYFVAGVGVVYNTREHKQKFYLGHNDDIISLALHPERVLVATGQVGKEPYICVWDSYTVQTVSILKDIHTHGIACLAFDLEGQCLVSVGLDSKNTICVWDWRRGKVLAAAPGHTDRIFDISWDLYQPSKLVSCGVKHIKFWSLCGNALTPKRGVFGKTGDLQTILCLACAKDEVTYSGALNGDIYVWKGINLMRTVQGAHGSGIFSMNACEEGFATGGRDGCVRLWDLNFKPITVIDLRETDQGYKGLSVRSVCWRGDHILVGTQDSEIFEVVVHDRNKPFLIMQGHCEGELWALAVHPTKPLAMTGSDDRSVRIWSLIDHALIARCNMEEPIRCAAVSTDGIHLALGMKDGSFTVLRVRDMTEVVHIKDRKEAIHELKYSPDGGHLAVGSNDNSVDVYGVVQRYKKVGECIGSNSFITHMDWSTDSKYLQTNDGSGRRLFYRMPSGKEVTNREELKLVQWASWTCVLGPEVNGIWPKYSDINDINSVDANFNNQVLVTADDYGLVKLLRYPCVKKGAKFKKYLGHSAHITNARWSHDYQWVITIGGADHSVFQWKFVPERKSKEALHIAPQETLADSNSEESDSDQSDVPEMDSEIEQETQLTYRRQVYKEDLPQLKEQCKEKHRAAAMKKRERAPGSGVKLHFIHGYRGYDCRSNLFYTQTGEIVYHVAAVGIVYNRQQNTQRFYMGHDDDILCLAIHPLKDFVATGQVGRESSIHIWDTETLKPMSVLKGFHQLGVCALDFSADGKRLASVGLDDNHTIVLWDWRKGEKLSAMRGSKDKIFVVKINPYLPDKLITAGVKHMKFWHKAGGGLIGRKGNMGKTETMMCAVYGWSEEMVFSGTCTGDICIWRDMFLMKTVKAHDGPVFSMHALEKGFVTGGKDGIVALWDDTFERCLKTYAIKRAVLAPGSKGLLLEDNPSIRAISLGHGHILVGTKNGEILEVDKSGPITLLVQGHMEGEVWGLATHPHLPLCATVSDDKTLRIWDLSPSHCMLAVRKLRKGGRCCCFSPDGKALAVGLNDGSFLIVNADTLEDLVSFHHRKDIISDIRFSPGVGKYLAVASGDSFVDIYNVMSSKRVGVCKGCLNYITHLDWDKRGKLLQVNTGAKEQYFFEAPRGKRQTIPASEVEKIDWSTWTCVLGPSVEGTWPVISEVTEVTAACLSNDRKVLATGDDLGYVKLFRYPVKGKYAKFKRYVAHSTHVTNVRWTHDDGLLVTVGGGDTCLMIWAHEPEGHREFKQCDSEESDIESEDDGGYDSDVTRENEINYTIKALSTNMRPMTGVKPHLQLKEPSVDERQGVVRGSRPPVSRALPQPEKLQTNNVGKKKRPIEDLVLDLVFGYRGNDCRNNVHYLNEGADIIYHTASVGIVLNLTTSCQSFYVEHSDDILCLTINQHPKFPNVVATGQVGDTGDMSATSPSIHVWDAMTKQTLSVLRCFHSGGVCSVSFSATGKLLLSVGLDPEHTVTIWKWQEGAKVASRVGHTQRIFVAEFRPDSDTHFVSVGIKHVRFWTLAGRALLSKKGVLSTIEDARMQTMLSVAFGANNLTFTGTISGDVCVWKEHILVRIVAKAHTGPVFTMYTTLRDGLIVTGGKERPSKEGGALKLWDQELKRCRAFRLETGQIIDCVRSVCRGKGKILVGTRNAEIIEVGEKNAACNILVNGHMDGPIWGLGAHPSRDVFLSAAEDGTVRLWDIPEKKMLNKVNLGHPARTISYSPEGDMVAIGMKNGEFIILLVASLKIWGKKRDRRSPIQDIRFSPNSRYLAVGSTECAVDFYDLTLGPQLNRINCCRDIPSFVMQMDFSADSNYVQISTGAYKRLVYEVPSGKQVTEQTQIDRITWATWTSVLGDEVVGIWSRNTDKADVTCACVSHSGLNIVTGDDFGMVKLFDFPCPEKFAKHKRFLGHSAHLTNVRFTNGDRFVVSAGGDDRSVFVWRCVHAPH from the exons ttctGGAGCTTATGCGGTAATGCCCTCACACCCAAACGTGGCGTTTTTGGCAAAACTGGGGATCTCCAGACCATCCTCTGCCTCGCCTGCGCCAAGGACGAGGTCACGTATTCAGGTGCCTTGAATGGCGACATCTACGTGTGGAAGGGGATCAACCTGATGAGGACGGTGCAAGGAGCTCATGGG TCAGGGATTTTCAGCATGAATGCCTGTGAAGAGGGCTTCGCTACCGGGGGCCGGGACGGCTGCGTCCGGCTGTGGGATCTCAACTTCAAACCAATTACTGTCATTGATCTCAGGGAAACAGACCAAGGATATAAAG GGTTGTCTGTGCGCAGCGTGTGCTGGAGAGGAGATCACATCTTAGTGGGAACGCAGGACAGCGAGATCTTCGAGGTGGTGGTCCACGACCGCAACAAGCCTTTCCTCATCATGCAGGGCCACTGCGAGGGCGAGCTCTGGGCGCTGGCCGTTCACCCCACCAAGCCGCTCGCCATGACAGGAAGTGACGATCGCTCAGTGAG GATATGGAGCCTTATCGATCACGCCCTGATAGCTCGCTGCAACATGGAGGAGCCTATTCGCTGTGCGGCTGTGAGCACTGATGGTATTCACCTGGCACTGGGCATGAAGGATGGCTCGTTCACCGTCCTGAGAGTCAG AGACATGACCGAGGTGGTCCACATCAAGGACAGGAAAGAGGCCATCCACGAGCTGAAGTACTCCCCCGACGGGGGCCACTTAGCCGTCGGCTCTAACGACAACTCCGTGGACGTCTACGGCGTCGTGCAAAGGTACAAGAAAGTCGGCGAGTGCATCGGCTCCAACAGCTTCATCACGCACATGGACTGGTCCACCGACAGCAAATACCTGCAGACCAACGACGGCAGCGGCAGGAGGCTCTTCTACCGGATGCCAA GTGGGAAGGAGGTGACCAACAGGGAGGAGCTGAAGCTGGTACAGTGGGCGTCGTGGACGTGTGTCTTGGGCCCCGAAGTCAACGGAATATGGCCCAAATACTCAGATATCAACGACATCAACTCCGTGGATGCCAATTTCAACAATCAAGTCTTAGTAACAGCAGATGACTACGGATTAGTCAAACTTTTACGATATCCTTGTGTAAAAAAAG GTGCaaaatttaaaaagtatttaGGCCACTCAGCACACATAACCAACGCCAGATGGTCACATGACTACCAGTGGGTCATAACCATCGGTGGTGCAGATCACTCAGTGTTCCAGTGGAAGTTTGTCCCGGAAAGAAAGTCCAAAGAAGCTCTGCACATAGCACCGCAAG AGACCTTGGCAGACTCCAACAGCGAGGAGTCGGACTCTGATCAGTCGGACGTGCCGGAGATGGACTCAGAAATCGAGCAGGAGACGCAGCTCACGTACCGACGACAG gtTTATAAAGAAGATCTACCTCAGCTCAAAGAGCAGTGCAAAGAGAAACACCGAGCGGCGGCCATGAAGAAGAGGGAGCGAGCGCCAGGAAGCGGCGTGAAGCTGCATTTTATTCATGG CTACCGAGGCTACGACTGCAGGAGCAACCTGTTCTACACCCAGACCGGAGAGATCGTCTACCACGTCGCCGCCGTAGGGATTGTTTACAATAGACAACAAAATACCCAGCGTTTCTACATGGGCCATGACGACGACATCCTCTGCCTCGCCATCCACCCCCTCAAGGACTTTGTGGCAACCGGCCAG gTTGGCAGAGAGTCCTCAATCCACATATGGGACACAGAAACATTAAAGCCCATGTCTGTGTTGAAGGGTTTTCACCAGCTCGGTGTGTGCGCTCTGGACTTTTCAG CGGACGGCAAGCGGCTGGCCTCGGTGGGTCTGGACGACAACCACACCATCGTGCTGTGGGACTGGAGGAAGGGGGAGAAGCTCTCTGCCATGCG tggaAGCAAGGACAAGATATTTGTCGTCAAGATAAATCCCTACCTGCCTGACAAGCTCATCACAGCTGGCGTGAAACACATGAAGTTTTGGCACAAAGCCG GCGGTGGCTTAATTGGGCGCAAGGGGAACATGGGGAAGACGGAGACGATGATGTGCGCCGTGTACGGCTGGTCGGAGGAGATGGTGTTCTCCGGCACGTGCACGGGGGACATCTGCATCTGGAGGGACATGTTCCTCATGAAGACCGTCAAGGCTCACGACGGCCCTGTTTTCAGCATGCACGCCTTAGAAAAG ggaTTCGTGACAGGAGGAAAGGATGGCATAGTCGCTCTGTGGGATGATACCTTTGAGAGATGCCTCAAGACTTACGCCATCAAGAGAGCAGTGTTAGCTCCAGGATCCAAAG GTTTGCTCCTGGAGGATAATCCCTCCATACGTGCCATATCTCTGGGCCACGGCCACATCCTGGTGGGGACCAAGAACGGCGAGATCCTGGAGGTGGATAAGAGCGGCCCCATCACTCTGCTGGTTCAG ggtcaCATGGAGGGTGAAGTGTGGGGCCTGGCCACTCACCCCCATCTCCCCCTCTGTGCCACGGTCAGCGATGACAAAACCCTGCGCATATGGGACCTCTCACCCAGCCACTGCATGCTGGCTGTGCGCAAACTCAGGAAAG gcggccgctgctgctgcttctcccccGACGGCAAAGCCTTAGCGGTGGGCCTGAACGACGGCAGCTTCCTCATCGTGAACGCGGACACCCTGGAGGACCTGGTGTCCTTCCACCACCGCAAAGACATCATCTCCGACATCAGATTCTCTCCAG GAGTTGGGAAGTACCTTGCAGTCGCATCGGGAGACAGCTTCGTGGATATTTACAATGTGATGAGCAGCAAGCGAGTGGGAGTGTGCAAAGGATGCCTCAACTACATCACCCACCTGGACTGGGACAAGAGAG GGAAGCTGCTTCAAGTCAACACCGGTGCTAAAGAGCAGTATTTCTTCGAAGCTCCTCGTGGCAAGAGGCAGACCATCCCGGCCTCGGAG gtggagaagaTCGACTGGAGCACGTGGACGTGCGTCCTCGGCCCGTCCGTCGAGGGCACCTGGCCTGTGATCAGTGAGGTCACCGAGGTGACCGCCGCCTGCCTTAGCAACGACAGGAAGGTGCTCGCAACGGGAGACGACCTGGGATACGTCAAGCTCTTCAGATACCCCGTCAAG ggAAAGTATGCAAAGTTCAAGCGCTACGTGGCTCACAGCACACATGTTACCAATGTGCGGTGGACCCATGACGACGGCCTCTTAGTGACGGTCGGTGGCGGCGACACGTGCCTCATGATCTGGGCCCACGAGCCGGAGGGCCATCGGGAGTTCAAGCAGTGTGACAGCGAGGAGTCGGACATCGAGAGCGAGGACGACGGAG GCTACGACAGCGACGTGACGAGGGAGAACGAGATCAACTACACCATCAAGGCCTTATCCACCAACATGCGACCAATGACGGGGGTGAAACCCCACCTGCAGCTGAAGGAGCCCTCTGTGGACGAACG ACAAGGGGTGGTCAG AGGGTCAAG GCCTCCTGTCAGCAGAGCGCTGCCACAGCCAGAGAAGCTGCAGACCAACAACGTTGGCAAAAAGAAGCGTCCCATCGAG GACCTGGTGTTGGACCTTGTGTTTGGTTACCGCGGCAACGACTGCCGCAACAACGTGCACTACCTGAACGAGGGGGCGGACATCATCTACCACACGGCCTCGGTTGGCATCGTCCTCAACTTGACAACCT cCTGCCAAAGTTTCTATGTAGAACACAGTGACGACATTCTGTGCCTGACTATCAATCAACACCCCAAATTCCCCAACGTGGTGGCAACTGGCCAAGTAG GTGATACTGGAGACATGTCAG CCacgtctccatccatccatgtgtgGGACGCCATGACCAAGCAGACGCTGTCGGTGCTGCGCTGCTTCCACTCCGGCGGGGTTTGTTCTGTCAGCTTCAGCGCCACAGGAAAGCTCCTGCTGTCTGTGGGCCTGGACCCCGAACACACCGTCACCATCTGGAAATGGCAAGAAG GTGCCAAAGTGGCCAGCCGGGTCGGTCACACTCAGAGGATCTTCGTGGCCGAGTTCCGTCCCgactcagacacacactttgtgtCTGTGGGCATCAAGCACGTGCGCTTCTGGACGCTGGCCGGTCGAGCCCTGCTCAGCAAGAAGGGCGTGCTGAGCACCATCGAGGACGCCCGGATGCAGACCATGCTGTCGGTGGCGTTCGGAGCT aataaCTTGACATTTACAGGTACCATAAgtggggatgtgtgtgtgtggaaggaaCACATTCTAGTAAGAATAGTGGCCAAGGCTCACACGGGCCCCGTGTTCACTATGTACACCACACTGAGAGACGGCCTCATCGTCACGGGGGGCAAAGAACGACC ATCGAAGGAAGGCGGCGCTCTGAAGCTCTgggaccaggagctgaaacGCTGCCGAGCCTTCCGCCTGGAGACCGGTCAGATCATCGACTGCGTCCGCTCCGTGTGCAGAGGAAAG GGTAAAATCCTGGTGGGAACCAGGAACGCGGAGATCATCGAAGTGGGGGAGAAGAACGCGGCGTGCAACATCCTGGTGAACGGACACATGGACGGACCCATCTGGGGTCTGGGCGCTCACCCCTCCAGAGACGTCTTCCTGTCCGCGGCGGAGGACGGCACCGTTCGCCTGTGGGACATCCCGGAAAAG AAGATGCTGAATAAGGTGAACCTGGGCCACCCGGCGCGCACCATCAGCTACAGTCCCGAGGGAGACATGGTGGCCATCGGCATGAAGAACGGAGAGTTCATCATCCTGCTGGTGGCCTCTCTCAAAATCTGGGGCAAGAAACGGGACCGGCGCTCCCCGATTCAGGACATCAG GTTCAGTCCAAACTCTCGCTACCTGGCCGTGGGCTCCACCGAATGTGCCGTCGACTTCTACGACCTGACGCTGGGGCCGCAGCTCAATCGCATCAACTGCTGCCGGGACATCCCCAGCTTCGTCATGCAGATGGACTTCTCCGCCGACAGCAACTACGTCCAG ATTTCTACGGGTGCTTACAAGCGTCTGGTGTACGAGGTGCCGTCTGGGAAGCAGGTGACGGAGCAGACGCAGATCGACAGGATCACCTGGGCCACCTGGACGAG CGTCCTCGGGGACGAGGTGGTCGGGATCTGGTCCCGGAACACCGACAAGGCAGACGTGACCTGCGCCTGCGTTTCCCACTCGGGTCTCAACATCGTCACCGGAGACGATTTCGGAATGGTGAAGCTGTTTGACTTCCCCTGTCCAGAGAAGTTT GCTAAACACAAACGGTTTCTGGGCCACTCGGCTCACTTGACAAACGTCCGCTTCACAAACGGGGACCGCTTCGTCGTCAGCGCCGGCGGAGACGACAGAAG CGTGTTTGTGTGGAGGTGCGTCCATGCCCCGCACTGA